One segment of Hippopotamus amphibius kiboko isolate mHipAmp2 chromosome 4, mHipAmp2.hap2, whole genome shotgun sequence DNA contains the following:
- the LOC130852521 gene encoding protein FAM136A-like, which yields MAELQQLRVQEAVDSMVKSLERENIRKMQGFMFRCSAGCCEDSQASMQQVHQCIERCRAPLAQAQALVTNELEKFQDRLARCTMHCNDKAKDSIDAGSKELQVKRQLESCVTKCVDDHMNLTRTMTKKMKESLSSIGK from the coding sequence ATGGCGGAGCTGCAGCAGCTCCGGGTGCAGGAGGCGGTGGACTCCATGGTGAAGAGTCTGGAGAGAGAGAACATCCGGAAGATGCAGGGCTTTATGTTCCGGTGTAGCGCCGGCTGTTGTGAGGACAGCCAGGCGTCCATGCAGCAAGTGCACCAGTGCATTGAGCGCTGCCGTGCACCTCTGGCTCAAGCCCAGGCCCTGGTGACCAACGAGTTGGAGAAATTCCAGGACCGCCTGGCCCGATGCACTATGCATTGCAATGATAAAGCCAAAGATTCAATAGATGCAGGGAGTAAAGAGCTTCAGGTGAAGCGGCAGCTGGAGAGTTGTGTGACCAAGTGTGTGGATGACCACATGAACCTCACCCGAACCATGACCAAGAAGATGAAGGAGTCTCTCTCATCCATTGGGAAATAG